The following nucleotide sequence is from Roseivirga sp. BDSF3-8.
TTATTGGTAATTTAAGAGTTCAACTCCCCCCCCTCGAAGAGCAAAAGCGTATTGCCGACTTTCTGGATCGGAAGGTCGCGCAGCTAGACCAGGCCATTGCGCAGAAGGAGCAGCTCATTGCCCTGCTGAAGGAGCGCAGGCAGGTGCTCATCCACCGCGCCGTTACCCGCGGCCTCAACCCCGATGCCCCCCTGCAGCACAGCGGCATCGACTGGATAGGAGAGATTCCGGCGCATTGGGAGGTGAAGAAGTTGAAGTATTTAGCAAATATGAAAGGCGGATTCGCATTTAACTCGGCTTCATTTAAAGAGTCTGGTGTACAAATAATAAAAATCGCCAATACCTACATGAATGAGCTAGCCTTAGATAGGCAGCCTACCTTTGTAGATGATTCATTTTTGAAAACACATTCGGATTGGATAGTAAGAAAGGGCGATATATTAATGTCTCTAACAGGGACTTTGGGTAAAAAAGATTACGGTTTTGCTATTTTAATTGAAAATGAAGAAGTCTTTCTATTAAACCAGAGGGTAGGGAAGCTAAACCCTAAAAATGACTTATCTCCAGAATATCTTCTTTCAGTATTGCATAGTGAAATGTATTTAAATCAATTGTATCAATTACCCTCCGGTACTAAACAAGCAAACTTAAGTAATGAAGATGTTTTAAATATCTATGTTGCTATTTCTCCCGATAAGTCAGAAAGATTGAAGATCGTTAAGTTTCTTGATGATAGTAAAGCAAAAACGGACAAAGCCATCTCCCAACACGAAACCCAAATCCAAAAACTAAAAGAGTATAAAGCCACACTCATCAATGCCGCGGTTACCGGCAAAATCAGGGTGTAGCGTCCAAAAAATGAATAATAACCGGCTATATGTGTACAGACCATAAGGAAGTAACAACCGACATCATTAAGGTAAAAGACCTGCTGGATAAAGAGGCCATCTGCATACCCCACTACCAAAGGCCCTACAAGTGGACGGTGCACCACGTGACCCAACTCATAGACGACATCCTGCAGCACAGCACCAAAAAAGTAAGCGCCTACCGCATTGGTAGAAACAAGTAACATTCTAACAATACAATAATGCAAGAGGTAATAGAAAATAGTAGAGTAGCTAAAGCCAGGGAACAGGCAAGAGAACAGGATGCCAAGCAAAATGCAGATAAGATAATTCAAGGTTTAGAGGCATTAGATGAGAGCCATGCAAACCGTGCTATATGGGAACTGATACAGAATGCCTGTGATGTAAGCACTGAATGTGAAGTTATTATAGACTTTAGTAATCAACTGTTTAAATTCTCACATAATGGAAAGCCATTTACCCCAAAGCAACTTAATTCCTTAATAAAACAGGTTAGCTCAAAATCAACGGTTGATGAAAATGAAGTGGGGCAGTTTGGAACCGGATTCATAACTACCCATTGCTTTGGGCGGAAAGTTATCATTGATACTGTTTTGGAAGATGAAGGCTTTTTTAAAGTTAAAGAATTTGAAATAGATAGAAATGCGGCAGATTCGAATGAGTTAAAAGTTAAGCTTAAGGAGCAGGAAGAAAATGTATATAAAATTCTTAGGGATGAGCCGCTGCAACAAGAGCCAAGTCAGCAAACCTCCTTTACCTATATAGCTGAATCTGATTACGAAAAGGAAAATATAGCAAAAGCCCAAAGTTCATTAGAAGAAGTAATACCTTATGTGTTAGTATTTAACAATAAACTCAAAAAGGTAAGAATTATTTATGATACCGGTGCCCAACGTCAATACATTAAAAATCTTCCAGAAGATATTGAGGGGGTATGGCATACCAAAATCCAGATGGATTCTGATACTAATACAAGTGTTTTTACTTTAAAGTCTGAAGATGAACAGACTGTTGTAGCTCTTCCTTTATCCTCGTTACAGGAAGCTACCCCACCTTCAGATAATTTGAGCCGGTTATTTATTCATTTTCCCTTAATCGGTACTCAAAATTGGGGATCTAACTTTATAATCCATTCAAAAAGGTTTGCCCCGGCAGAAAGGCGTGATGGTATCTACGTGCGATCTAACAATCCTTCCAGGAAAGAAAAAGAGGAGAGTAATACAAAGGTAATTGAAGAAGCTACTCAGTTAATCTTTCAATACCTTGATAGGTACAGTCCGGAAATATGCAACCCAATTTACTTTGCTCCGGTCCATTTTGAAATTGGAGACGATGAGAGTCCTGCGGATAAGTATTACCAAACCTTGAAGGCTCAATGGGTTTCTAAAATGGTTTCGCTTCCACTTGTTGAGACTAACTGTGACTCTGGCAGAATATGTCCTAATCAGGCTGTCTTTTTGTCTTCGGAACTTATTACTGAAGATGACGAAACTTTTGATGCTCTTTACAAACTGGCTTGTGAATTTTATAAAGATAGGCTACCTGTCAAATCTGTTTGTAAAGAATGGACGTCCACCGTATGTAATTGGGATGATAAGGTTGATTTTATTTCTTTTGAAGGTTTATGTGATCGTATAGCTAGCATAGGAAACCTTGATGCATTTGATAAGGCAGGTCTTCAGGCATTTTATAGTTATATTAAAGAGCAAAAAAGGATAGAGTTATTTTCAAGCTATAAATTACTTCCCAATACAAAAGGTAATTTTCATAATAAAGAGCAATTAAAAAACGCAACCAGACTACCCGGGGAGTTATTAGATATTTCGTATGGCCTTATAGAGGAAGAATCAAGATCATTTATTCACCCGGATTTTGTATTAGGTTTTGACTTTGAGTCCTTCGACAAAAAATCATACTATGAAAAGCTGAAATTATTAAACAGTAAGTATAATGATGTTGGTGAAATATTTCCTGAAAATATCAGGAATAGCTACATACGCTTTTGTAGTATCTATGCAAATGATCAGGTAGAAGGCACTCGGCGTAGACTTATGCCATTGATTTGCGACTTTTATGATATAGAACACCGTGAGCAATTTATGCCAAACCCTGACGATGATAAAATAGAGTTTGATGAAGTGCCCTTAAGAGGATTAATAAAAAATGTTTTGCTTGATATAAGTAAGCGACCTGATGAGGATTCTGAATTTTTAAATAATTACAAGGATCAACTGTTATTTATATTAATCACAGTTTTTGAACAGAAGGCGCTTCGTGATTCTGTGGCAAACCTTAAGGTTTATCCAAACCAATTAGGGGATTTCTGTATACTTGATGAGTTAGAGGTTGAATGCCCAACTTTTAAAGGATATGCTGATTCTGAAGATATTAAGGATCTTTATGAAGAGGTAGTTGGCACAAATATTAGAAGTAAACTTTTGCATGATGACTTTGTAACACTTCTAAATAGTGAAGATAGAATCTACAAGGGTAGTACTATAGGAGGTGAGATTGAAGCAGAGCTTAGTGATGAAAAAATAGAAGCTGATAGTTCTAAAAAGAAATACAAAAAGAATATCATTTCGTTGCTTTCCGGTAATAAAGAGCTGGAAAATATTTTCCCTGTAATTAATAGTAAAAAGGCTGAATTTATGCTTTCTGAGATTACTGAAGGAGGGATAAAAGATGATGTATTTTCTTTCTTAAATTTAAGACATGATCAGATAAAGGGTTTAGGTAAATTAATTGCGAAAGGTGGTATTGATACCCTTATTAATAAAGCTGAAACTGAAATCCTTATTAAGGAAAGACAGGACTATACTCTAAGAATGAGTCAAAAAATTGGGTTGCATATCGAGAAATTAATAAAAGAAAGTTTAGAAGTTGATTTACAGGTCGATTATGTTTGTCCAGAGAGACTCGCAGATGTGGAAGTAGATGGCGTACAGAATGGTCAGGATATTATTATTAAGATAGATGCTAAGAATTTTTATTTTATAGAAGTGAAAACACGATGGAGTACAAACGACTCTGTACGCATGAGTAAAAATCAGCTAAGACAAGCATACGATGAAAAAGACAGATATGCACTTTGTGCTATAAATTTGGGTGGAAATGATAAAACCATTGAAGAAAAGCTAAAGATAGAAAGCCTTAACGAAATTATGGGTAAAATTAGGGTTCTCACTAATATTGGAGAACGAGTAAGCTCCATTCTTGAAAAAGCATATGAAATTAAAGATAGCAAC
It contains:
- a CDS encoding restriction endonuclease subunit S — translated: MDIGTTTPKQPPRYPAYQDSGVEWLGDIPEHWGVKRMKFIVDNISEKVLSKDCDLHYIGMENVESWTGKLVETESEVEGLANLFQEGDVLFGKLRPYLAKVLLTENNGICSTEFLVYRALSDVDNSFLNYLMRNHSFISIVNSSTYGSKMPRANSEFIGNLRVQLPPLEEQKRIADFLDRKVAQLDQAIAQKEQLIALLKERRQVLIHRAVTRGLNPDAPLQHSGIDWIGEIPAHWEVKKLKYLANMKGGFAFNSASFKESGVQIIKIANTYMNELALDRQPTFVDDSFLKTHSDWIVRKGDILMSLTGTLGKKDYGFAILIENEEVFLLNQRVGKLNPKNDLSPEYLLSVLHSEMYLNQLYQLPSGTKQANLSNEDVLNIYVAISPDKSERLKIVKFLDDSKAKTDKAISQHETQIQKLKEYKATLINAAVTGKIRV
- a CDS encoding DUF262 domain-containing protein: MCTDHKEVTTDIIKVKDLLDKEAICIPHYQRPYKWTVHHVTQLIDDILQHSTKKVSAYRIGRNK
- a CDS encoding sacsin N-terminal ATP-binding-like domain-containing protein — protein: MQEVIENSRVAKAREQAREQDAKQNADKIIQGLEALDESHANRAIWELIQNACDVSTECEVIIDFSNQLFKFSHNGKPFTPKQLNSLIKQVSSKSTVDENEVGQFGTGFITTHCFGRKVIIDTVLEDEGFFKVKEFEIDRNAADSNELKVKLKEQEENVYKILRDEPLQQEPSQQTSFTYIAESDYEKENIAKAQSSLEEVIPYVLVFNNKLKKVRIIYDTGAQRQYIKNLPEDIEGVWHTKIQMDSDTNTSVFTLKSEDEQTVVALPLSSLQEATPPSDNLSRLFIHFPLIGTQNWGSNFIIHSKRFAPAERRDGIYVRSNNPSRKEKEESNTKVIEEATQLIFQYLDRYSPEICNPIYFAPVHFEIGDDESPADKYYQTLKAQWVSKMVSLPLVETNCDSGRICPNQAVFLSSELITEDDETFDALYKLACEFYKDRLPVKSVCKEWTSTVCNWDDKVDFISFEGLCDRIASIGNLDAFDKAGLQAFYSYIKEQKRIELFSSYKLLPNTKGNFHNKEQLKNATRLPGELLDISYGLIEEESRSFIHPDFVLGFDFESFDKKSYYEKLKLLNSKYNDVGEIFPENIRNSYIRFCSIYANDQVEGTRRRLMPLICDFYDIEHREQFMPNPDDDKIEFDEVPLRGLIKNVLLDISKRPDEDSEFLNNYKDQLLFILITVFEQKALRDSVANLKVYPNQLGDFCILDELEVECPTFKGYADSEDIKDLYEEVVGTNIRSKLLHDDFVTLLNSEDRIYKGSTIGGEIEAELSDEKIEADSSKKKYKKNIISLLSGNKELENIFPVINSKKAEFMLSEITEGGIKDDVFSFLNLRHDQIKGLGKLIAKGGIDTLINKAETEILIKERQDYTLRMSQKIGLHIEKLIKESLEVDLQVDYVCPERLADVEVDGVQNGQDIIIKIDAKNFYFIEVKTRWSTNDSVRMSKNQLRQAYDEKDRYALCAINLGGNDKTIEEKLKIESLNEIMGKIRVLTNIGERVSSILEKAYEIKDSNKEFSVEISRGTVPQKLIDEGYSLPDFIDKLKEGLEKS